In Pseudonocardia cypriaca, a single genomic region encodes these proteins:
- a CDS encoding acyl-CoA dehydrogenase family protein gives MTLTHDRAIEAARGVAAVLAKDALERDRANAEPLAEAQLLRDAGLPALLLPTSVGGDGLGWATALRVVREIAVADGSIAQLLGYHYVNVANLWWVGGLERWGPPSAAGQWLWGDAVNPTDPDLELVPDGSGYRLNGRKSFATGVSVGDASVVSGTAEGEPLLVVVRGDAPGLVRGGDWDNLGQRLSASGSVRFTDVAIGPDQVLGGLGEDAATPRSSLVTPAIQAVFGAFYLGVAQGALGTARDYTRTTSRPWILSDSPSAAADPYVLATYGRLVAATRAVEALADAVAGHLDRADAAGDALTWEARGELAEQVAALKVVSTDVALDVTNTIFEVTGARATSNAVGLDRFWRNVRTHTLHDPVAYKRREVGDHFLNGTHPPFTLYT, from the coding sequence ATGACCCTCACCCACGACCGGGCGATCGAGGCCGCCCGCGGCGTCGCCGCCGTCCTCGCCAAGGACGCGCTCGAGCGCGACCGGGCGAACGCCGAGCCACTCGCAGAGGCGCAGCTGCTGCGCGACGCGGGCCTCCCCGCCCTGCTGCTGCCCACGAGCGTCGGCGGCGACGGCCTCGGCTGGGCCACCGCGCTGCGCGTGGTCCGCGAGATCGCGGTGGCGGACGGCTCGATCGCGCAGCTGCTCGGCTACCACTACGTCAACGTCGCCAACCTGTGGTGGGTCGGCGGTCTCGAGCGCTGGGGCCCGCCGTCGGCGGCGGGGCAGTGGCTGTGGGGCGACGCGGTCAACCCGACCGACCCGGACCTCGAGCTCGTGCCGGACGGCTCCGGGTACCGGCTGAACGGGCGGAAGAGCTTCGCGACCGGGGTGTCGGTGGGGGACGCCTCGGTCGTGTCCGGTACCGCCGAGGGCGAACCCCTGCTCGTCGTGGTGCGCGGCGACGCGCCCGGCCTCGTACGGGGCGGTGACTGGGACAACCTCGGCCAGCGCCTCTCCGCCAGCGGGAGCGTGAGGTTCACGGACGTCGCGATCGGGCCCGACCAGGTCCTCGGCGGCCTCGGCGAGGACGCGGCAACCCCGCGGTCCTCGCTGGTGACGCCCGCGATCCAGGCCGTGTTCGGCGCGTTCTACCTCGGCGTCGCGCAGGGTGCGCTCGGCACGGCCCGCGACTACACGCGCACCACCTCGCGCCCGTGGATCCTGTCGGACAGCCCGAGCGCCGCCGCCGACCCGTACGTGCTCGCCACCTACGGCCGGCTCGTCGCGGCGACGCGGGCGGTGGAGGCGCTCGCCGACGCCGTGGCCGGCCACCTCGACCGCGCCGACGCCGCGGGCGACGCGCTCACCTGGGAGGCCCGCGGGGAGCTCGCCGAGCAGGTGGCCGCCCTCAAGGTGGTGTCCACCGACGTCGCGCTCGACGTCACCAACACGATCTTCGAGGTGACCGGCGCCCGCGCCACGAGCAACGCCGTGGGGCTGGACCGGTTCTGGCGCAACGTCCGCACCCACACGCTGCACGACCCGGTGGCGTACAAGCGGCGGGAGGTCGGCGACCACTTCCTCAACGGGACGCACCCGCCGTTCACGCTCTATACATGA
- a CDS encoding SfnB family sulfur acquisition oxidoreductase → MTTTAVPVITGDAQALAVARDFAADLATGDSERDAQRRLPRAEVAALAASGLLGVTVPREHGGADVSARTMGELIATLSEGDASVGQIPQNHFFFVEVLREAANAAQREFFFAEVLAGRHFGNALSERGTRTPGEYAIRFGPRPGGDVLIDGTKYYATGSPFAPWIPIYANDPDGRKVAAWVPADAPGVTVVDDWHGMGQRTTGSGTVRFEQVVIPSAWVVPVWTIFERPEVFGAFGNYLHAAIDLGIARAALRDGKDLVRRIARPGAESTAARPAEDPLVIQEFGELALRVRTAAALLHEAGDAIDAARAELTVETAAEASVAVAAARAETDRAAVGVAGDVFALIGSRATANDLNLHRHWRNARTHTLHDPRRMKIQHIGNHALNDVPPPPSGLV, encoded by the coding sequence GTGACGACGACCGCCGTCCCCGTGATCACCGGCGACGCCCAGGCGCTCGCCGTCGCCCGCGACTTCGCCGCCGACCTCGCCACCGGCGACAGCGAGCGGGACGCGCAGCGCAGGCTGCCCCGCGCCGAGGTCGCCGCGCTCGCCGCGTCCGGCCTGCTCGGCGTCACCGTCCCGCGCGAGCACGGCGGCGCCGACGTCTCCGCCCGCACGATGGGTGAGCTGATCGCGACCCTCTCCGAGGGCGACGCGAGCGTCGGGCAGATCCCGCAGAACCATTTCTTCTTCGTGGAGGTCCTGCGCGAGGCCGCGAACGCCGCCCAGCGGGAGTTCTTCTTCGCCGAGGTGCTCGCCGGGCGGCACTTCGGCAACGCGCTCTCCGAGCGGGGCACCCGCACGCCCGGCGAGTACGCGATCCGGTTCGGGCCACGTCCCGGCGGGGACGTGCTGATCGACGGCACCAAGTACTACGCCACCGGCTCCCCGTTCGCGCCGTGGATCCCGATCTACGCCAACGACCCCGACGGGCGGAAGGTGGCCGCCTGGGTGCCGGCCGACGCGCCCGGCGTCACGGTCGTTGACGACTGGCACGGGATGGGGCAGCGCACCACGGGCAGCGGCACCGTGCGGTTCGAGCAGGTCGTGATCCCGTCTGCCTGGGTCGTGCCGGTCTGGACGATCTTCGAGCGGCCCGAGGTGTTCGGGGCGTTCGGCAACTACCTGCACGCCGCGATCGACCTCGGCATCGCGCGGGCGGCGCTGCGCGACGGGAAGGACCTGGTCCGGCGGATCGCCCGCCCGGGCGCGGAGTCCACGGCGGCCCGCCCCGCGGAGGATCCGCTGGTGATCCAGGAGTTCGGTGAGCTCGCCCTGCGGGTGCGCACCGCCGCTGCCCTGCTGCACGAGGCGGGCGACGCGATCGACGCCGCCCGCGCCGAGCTGACCGTCGAGACCGCGGCCGAGGCGTCGGTCGCCGTGGCGGCGGCGCGCGCCGAGACCGACCGGGCCGCCGTCGGCGTGGCCGGCGACGTGTTCGCCCTGATCGGGAGCCGGGCCACCGCGAACGACCTCAACCTGCACCGGCACTGGCGCAACGCGCGCACCCACACCCTGCACGACCCGCGCCGGATGAAGATCCAGCACATCGGCAACCACGCCCTCAACGACGTCCCGCCGCCGCCCAGCGGCCTGGTCTGA
- a CDS encoding LLM class flavin-dependent oxidoreductase → MTRRIHLNAFDMTCAGHQSPGLWRHPDDQSHRYRDLRYWTDLAQLLERGGFTSLFIADVLGIYDVYRGGPETAIRDGAQVPVGDPTLAVPAMAAVTEHLGFGVTVSLTYEKPYSFARRFATLDHYTRGRIAWNVVTSYLESAARNLGLEHQVPHDERYEVAEEFMEVVYKLWEGSWEDDAVRLDKAAGVYADPGKVHPIGHHGRYFDVPGIGLTEPSPQRTPVIFQAGASPRGRRFAAAHAEGIFTTATRPEILGRSIAATRALAAELGRDPRSIKFFSLMTVIIAPTDEEAQAKYEEYRRYVSLEGALTLYGGWSGLDLSRMDPDEPLRYAETEAVRSAVEAFTTVDPDRDWTPRDIAEWVGIGGMGVVVVGSPQTVADEMERWVEVADVDGFNLAYAITPGTFVDLVELVVPELRRRGLLPKHYAGRTLREELYGPGQVRLRDDHPGARFSTKAVTP, encoded by the coding sequence GTGACTCGCCGGATTCACCTCAACGCCTTCGACATGACCTGCGCCGGTCACCAGTCGCCCGGGCTGTGGCGCCATCCCGACGACCAGTCCCACCGCTACCGCGACCTGCGCTACTGGACCGACCTCGCCCAGCTCCTCGAACGCGGCGGCTTCACGAGCTTGTTCATCGCGGACGTGCTCGGGATCTACGACGTCTACCGCGGTGGCCCGGAGACCGCGATCCGCGACGGCGCGCAGGTGCCGGTGGGCGACCCGACCCTGGCCGTGCCGGCGATGGCGGCGGTCACCGAGCACCTCGGCTTCGGCGTGACCGTCTCGCTCACCTACGAGAAGCCGTACTCCTTCGCCCGCCGGTTCGCCACGCTCGACCACTACACGCGGGGCCGGATCGCCTGGAACGTCGTCACGTCCTACCTGGAGTCGGCGGCGCGCAACCTCGGCCTGGAGCACCAGGTGCCCCACGACGAGCGCTACGAGGTGGCCGAGGAGTTCATGGAGGTCGTCTACAAGCTCTGGGAGGGATCCTGGGAGGACGACGCGGTGCGGCTGGACAAGGCCGCGGGCGTCTACGCCGACCCGGGGAAGGTGCACCCGATCGGCCACCACGGCCGCTACTTCGACGTGCCGGGCATCGGTCTCACCGAACCGTCGCCGCAGCGCACGCCGGTGATCTTCCAGGCGGGCGCGTCGCCGCGCGGTCGCCGGTTCGCCGCGGCGCACGCCGAGGGCATCTTCACCACCGCCACCCGTCCAGAGATCCTGGGCCGGTCGATCGCCGCCACCCGTGCTCTCGCCGCCGAGCTGGGCCGGGACCCGCGCTCGATCAAGTTCTTCTCCCTGATGACGGTGATCATCGCGCCCACCGACGAGGAGGCGCAGGCCAAGTACGAGGAGTACCGGCGCTACGTCAGCCTCGAGGGCGCGCTCACCCTCTACGGCGGCTGGAGCGGGCTCGACCTGTCGCGGATGGACCCCGACGAGCCGCTGCGCTACGCCGAGACCGAGGCGGTGCGCAGCGCCGTCGAGGCCTTCACCACCGTCGACCCCGACCGCGACTGGACGCCCCGCGACATCGCCGAGTGGGTCGGCATCGGCGGCATGGGCGTCGTGGTGGTCGGCAGCCCGCAGACGGTCGCGGACGAGATGGAGCGCTGGGTCGAGGTCGCCGACGTCGACGGGTTCAACCTCGCCTACGCGATCACGCCCGGCACGTTCGTCGACCTCGTGGAGCTCGTCGTGCCGGAGCTGCGCCGCCGCGGCCTGCTGCCCAAGCACTACGCGGGCCGCACGCTGCGCGAGGAGCTGTACGGGCCGGGGCAGGTGCGGCTGCGCGACGACCATCCCGGCGCCCGCTTCTCGACGAAGGCGGTGACCCCGTGA
- a CDS encoding carbohydrate ABC transporter permease: MRAVLPRAVLAVAAVLATAPVLFLVSLSLRGVDDVQNGGWLPERVRWDNWPAAFQTVPLAQMLANSWVVALGATVLTALIAVPTAYVTARAGRSGKRLYSGLLAAYCAPPVVAVLPLYFLLKSVGLTNSVVGLALVNGLANVPVAVWLLDGFVRRVPAEVEEAAWVDGLSVAAGLRRIVLPLIVPGLVAASLVCFFLAYNEFLFAVSFAQSPSAQTLTVGLSLFQGDRTVQFGQQAAASLVAIVPVYVLAVLAQRALVGGLSQGAVK, from the coding sequence ATGAGGGCCGTGCTCCCGAGGGCGGTGCTCGCCGTGGCCGCCGTGCTGGCCACGGCTCCGGTGCTGTTCCTGGTGTCGCTCTCCCTGCGCGGCGTCGACGACGTGCAGAACGGCGGCTGGCTGCCGGAGCGGGTGCGCTGGGACAACTGGCCTGCCGCCTTCCAGACGGTGCCGCTCGCGCAGATGCTCGCCAACTCGTGGGTGGTCGCGCTCGGGGCCACCGTGCTGACGGCGCTGATCGCGGTGCCCACCGCCTACGTCACGGCACGGGCGGGGCGGTCGGGCAAGCGCCTGTACTCGGGGCTGCTGGCGGCCTACTGCGCCCCGCCGGTCGTGGCGGTGCTGCCGTTGTACTTCCTGCTGAAGTCGGTCGGGCTGACGAACTCGGTGGTCGGGCTCGCCCTGGTCAACGGGCTGGCGAACGTACCGGTGGCCGTGTGGCTGCTCGACGGGTTCGTCCGCCGCGTGCCGGCCGAGGTCGAGGAGGCGGCCTGGGTGGACGGGCTGTCGGTCGCGGCCGGGCTGCGCCGGATCGTGCTGCCGCTGATCGTGCCCGGGCTGGTCGCGGCCTCGCTCGTGTGCTTCTTCCTCGCCTACAACGAGTTCCTCTTCGCGGTGTCGTTCGCCCAGTCCCCGTCGGCGCAGACGCTGACGGTCGGCCTGTCGCTCTTCCAGGGCGACCGCACCGTCCAGTTCGGGCAGCAGGCGGCGGCCTCGCTCGTCGCGATCGTGCCCGTGTACGTCCTCGCCGTCCTCGCCCAGCGCGCGCTGGTGGGCGGCCTGTCCCAGGGAGCGGTCAAGTGA
- a CDS encoding carbohydrate ABC transporter permease produces the protein MTVTAVRPASRPAVAPTRAARGRRRVPLWLAVPAIGSLLVTGAYPAVAGIALAVTDSSLARPLREFAGFDNFVAAAESVAFGGSLVRSTLFAVLATLLAVLAGVTGALALHARGGRFGLLGAVLLLPMVTPPVSVGVAWKLLLAPVGGGLTGLWGALGIAGFNPLGTGAGAFTTLVLIHAWQWAPLVLLLVYAALLGVPAELWEAAALDGAGWWRTLRSVVGPVVAPTVVAAAVLQLVIAFKVFDLVAVVTAGGPGVATIVAGFEVFRTAFRGSFEVGTAAAETIVLGLLVGLVLAAAGLVTRRADG, from the coding sequence ATGACCGTCACGGCCGTCCGGCCGGCGTCCCGACCGGCGGTGGCTCCCACCCGGGCTGCGCGGGGGCGCAGGCGGGTCCCGCTGTGGCTCGCGGTGCCGGCGATCGGGTCGCTGTTGGTGACGGGTGCCTACCCGGCGGTGGCCGGCATCGCGCTGGCGGTCACCGACTCGTCGCTGGCGCGGCCGCTGCGTGAGTTCGCGGGGTTCGACAACTTCGTGGCGGCCGCGGAGTCGGTGGCGTTCGGCGGATCACTCGTGCGCTCGACGCTCTTCGCGGTGCTCGCCACCCTGCTCGCGGTGCTGGCCGGCGTGACCGGCGCGCTCGCGCTGCACGCCCGCGGCGGCCGCTTCGGGCTGCTCGGGGCCGTGCTGCTGCTGCCGATGGTCACCCCGCCGGTCTCGGTGGGCGTGGCGTGGAAGCTGCTGCTCGCCCCGGTCGGCGGCGGCCTCACCGGGCTGTGGGGCGCCCTCGGCATCGCCGGGTTCAACCCGCTCGGCACCGGCGCAGGCGCGTTCACGACCCTCGTGCTGATCCACGCATGGCAATGGGCGCCGCTGGTGCTGCTCCTGGTCTACGCCGCGCTGCTCGGGGTGCCGGCCGAGCTGTGGGAGGCCGCCGCGCTCGACGGCGCGGGCTGGTGGCGCACGCTCCGTTCGGTGGTGGGCCCGGTCGTCGCGCCGACGGTGGTGGCCGCGGCCGTGCTGCAGCTGGTGATCGCGTTCAAGGTGTTCGACCTGGTCGCCGTCGTCACCGCAGGCGGGCCGGGGGTCGCCACGATCGTCGCCGGCTTCGAGGTGTTCCGCACGGCGTTCCGCGGCAGCTTCGAGGTCGGCACGGCCGCGGCCGAGACGATCGTGCTGGGCCTGCTCGTCGGTCTCGTGCTCGCCGCCGCCGGGCTCGTCACCCGCAGGGCGGACGGATGA
- a CDS encoding ABC transporter substrate-binding protein, with amino-acid sequence MPSPVLSRRLLLRSALGAGALGLGLAACGQGTTASVPATAPADLQGATIRAMVNQPHVLAFTQLLAPAFEREFGGRLETTAVPYDQLTSQQILDVQGGAGQFDVFDYFYFGLGALVDAGALVDLTDQLAVADTSDFLPSVYDAYTLLDGRRYGVPFDGDVHVLYYNREVFETYGLAPPATWDEYDAAARTITERSGGSVYGAVVEGQQVPMILGCSFINRLAGYGGALVGPDGAPTLTSDAAQAALQHLIDVNPYALPTPLQIGFDQANSAFLSGQAAMLDTWTDLGLKAQDPASSKIVDKWGVVPLPVGGSNTEHRTALNAGFGLGVSTAAADPAKAAAFVRWATDPTRNLLLASTAGSGIDPARRSALESPDYAKVSAPATDVIKAGLEGSPLVWPKDKDAPRLLQDLVDQLALAIAGSQTPQQSLANAQASWERALT; translated from the coding sequence ATGCCTTCACCCGTGCTGTCCCGCCGCCTGCTCCTGCGTTCCGCCCTCGGGGCGGGTGCCCTCGGCCTCGGCCTCGCTGCCTGTGGCCAGGGGACGACCGCCTCGGTCCCGGCCACCGCGCCCGCCGATCTCCAGGGCGCCACGATCCGCGCGATGGTCAACCAGCCGCACGTGCTGGCGTTCACGCAGCTGCTCGCCCCGGCGTTCGAGCGCGAGTTCGGCGGCAGGCTGGAGACCACCGCCGTGCCGTACGACCAGCTCACCAGCCAGCAGATCCTGGACGTGCAGGGCGGCGCCGGGCAGTTCGACGTGTTCGACTACTTCTACTTCGGCCTCGGCGCGCTGGTCGACGCGGGTGCACTGGTCGATCTCACCGATCAGCTCGCGGTCGCCGACACCTCCGATTTCCTGCCCTCGGTCTACGACGCCTACACGCTGCTCGACGGCCGCCGCTACGGCGTGCCGTTCGACGGCGACGTGCACGTCCTCTACTACAACCGCGAGGTCTTCGAGACCTACGGCCTCGCGCCGCCCGCCACCTGGGACGAGTACGACGCCGCGGCGCGCACGATCACCGAGCGCAGCGGCGGCTCCGTCTACGGCGCGGTGGTCGAGGGCCAGCAGGTGCCGATGATCCTGGGCTGCTCGTTCATCAACCGGCTCGCCGGCTACGGCGGCGCGCTGGTCGGCCCGGACGGCGCCCCGACCCTCACCTCCGACGCGGCCCAGGCCGCGCTGCAGCACCTGATCGACGTGAACCCGTACGCGCTGCCGACCCCGCTGCAGATTGGCTTCGACCAGGCCAACTCCGCCTTCCTGTCCGGGCAGGCCGCGATGCTCGACACCTGGACCGACCTGGGCCTGAAGGCGCAGGACCCGGCGAGCTCGAAGATCGTCGACAAGTGGGGCGTGGTGCCGCTCCCGGTCGGCGGCTCCAACACCGAGCACCGCACCGCGCTGAACGCGGGCTTCGGCCTCGGCGTGTCCACGGCCGCGGCCGACCCCGCGAAGGCCGCCGCGTTCGTCCGCTGGGCCACCGACCCCACCCGCAACCTGCTGCTCGCGAGCACCGCGGGCTCTGGCATCGACCCGGCGCGGCGCAGCGCCCTCGAGTCCCCGGACTACGCGAAGGTGAGCGCCCCGGCCACCGACGTGATCAAGGCGGGCCTGGAGGGCTCCCCGCTGGTCTGGCCGAAGGACAAGGACGCGCCGCGGCTGCTGCAGGATCTCGTCGACCAGCTCGCGCTCGCCATCGCCGGCAGCCAGACGCCCCAGCAGTCCCTCGCGAACGCGCAGGCGAGCTGGGAGCGGGCGCTCACATGA
- a CDS encoding putative leader peptide yields the protein MSAPLVRRHHVDLCRTSTAVCPA from the coding sequence ATGAGCGCTCCGCTCGTCCGCCGTCACCACGTCGACCTCTGCCGCACGAGCACGGCGGTCTGTCCGGCCTGA
- a CDS encoding LLM class flavin-dependent oxidoreductase, which yields MSLTAHWFLPTYGDGRQLVGGGHGVGVGSAGGVRPASIGYLTQVARAAEQVGFEGALTPTGAWCEDAWLTTAMLVGETERLKFLVAFRPGFVSPTLAAQMAATYQRHSDGRLLLNVVTGGEPSEQRAYGDFLDKDARYRRSGEFLQVVRALWRGEKVDLEGEHIRVEGAHLDRLPDPVPPLYFGGSSPAALQVAAEHIDVYLTWGEPPAQVAEKVAAVRALAAKHGRTVRFGIRLHVITRDTSEQAWAHAESLLTAIDPATIEKVQAGLAQSESEGQRRMRALHGGSTASLEVSPNLWAGVGLVRGGAGTALVGSHSEVADRIAEYHALGIDEFVLSGHPHLEEAWWVGEGVLPILQRRGLWQPPGGTDLAPAPSRTVPFAAAQ from the coding sequence GTGTCCCTGACCGCCCACTGGTTCCTGCCCACCTACGGCGACGGCCGCCAGCTCGTCGGCGGCGGCCACGGCGTCGGCGTCGGCTCCGCAGGCGGCGTCCGCCCGGCCTCGATCGGCTACCTCACGCAGGTCGCGCGGGCGGCCGAGCAGGTGGGGTTCGAGGGCGCCCTCACGCCCACCGGGGCGTGGTGCGAGGACGCCTGGCTCACCACGGCGATGCTCGTGGGCGAGACCGAGCGGCTGAAGTTCCTGGTCGCGTTCCGGCCGGGGTTCGTCTCCCCCACGCTCGCCGCGCAGATGGCCGCCACCTACCAGCGGCACTCCGACGGGCGGCTGCTGCTCAACGTCGTCACGGGCGGCGAGCCGTCGGAGCAGCGCGCCTACGGCGACTTCCTCGACAAGGACGCGCGCTACCGCCGCAGCGGCGAGTTCCTGCAAGTGGTGCGCGCGCTGTGGCGCGGGGAGAAGGTCGACCTGGAGGGCGAGCACATCCGGGTCGAGGGCGCCCACCTGGACCGGCTGCCCGACCCGGTGCCGCCGCTGTACTTCGGGGGCTCCTCCCCCGCCGCGCTGCAGGTGGCGGCCGAGCACATCGACGTCTACCTGACGTGGGGCGAGCCGCCCGCCCAGGTCGCGGAGAAGGTCGCCGCCGTGCGCGCGCTCGCCGCGAAGCACGGCCGGACCGTCCGGTTCGGCATCCGGCTGCACGTGATCACCCGCGACACCTCCGAGCAGGCGTGGGCCCACGCCGAGTCGCTGCTGACGGCGATCGACCCGGCCACGATCGAGAAGGTGCAGGCGGGGCTCGCGCAGAGCGAGTCGGAGGGGCAGCGGCGGATGCGTGCCCTGCACGGCGGCTCGACGGCGAGCCTCGAGGTGTCGCCGAACCTGTGGGCGGGCGTCGGGCTCGTGCGCGGCGGTGCCGGCACCGCGCTCGTCGGCAGCCACAGCGAGGTGGCCGACCGGATCGCCGAGTACCACGCGCTGGGCATCGACGAGTTCGTGCTCTCCGGCCACCCGCACCTGGAGGAGGCCTGGTGGGTGGGCGAGGGCGTGCTGCCGATCCTGCAGCGGCGCGGGCTCTGGCAGCCGCCCGGCGGGACCGACCTCGCCCCGGCGCCGTCCCGGACCGTTCCGTTCGCGGCCGCCCAGTGA
- a CDS encoding MFS transporter, with product MTALVEERAPAARTRTVLTASLIGTTVEWYDFFLYATAASLVFPKLFFPVGNEVAATLLAFGTFAVGFVARPIGGILFGHVGDRIGRKRTLVATMLLMGAATALIGLLPSYAAIGVAAPVLLVVLRVLQGLAVGGEWGGAVLLAVENAPPGKRARYGSVPQIGLGLGLALGTGAFALLGEALDEETFLAVGWRVAFVLSVVLVAVGLLVRLRIMETPEFQRLRESGATAKVPVVQVFRTRAHRRGIAAGMLARWAEGAAFNTWGVFAITYATATVGMDRVVVLLAVTAGALLMAAVAPVAGALADRYGRRLVFGTGVAGFGITVIPSFFAVQTGSDPLVVAILLMQLGLWYGLMTGAESTLFAELFDTDVRYTGMSLVFQGSGIWASGLTPMVLTALLAAGGGSPWWAAGYLAATAVVSFTAVAAMPRWIGWRPTWTGGTRW from the coding sequence GTGACCGCCCTCGTCGAGGAGCGCGCCCCGGCGGCACGGACCCGCACCGTTCTCACTGCGAGCCTCATCGGCACCACCGTCGAGTGGTACGACTTCTTCCTCTACGCGACCGCCGCGAGCCTGGTGTTCCCCAAGCTGTTCTTCCCGGTCGGCAACGAGGTCGCGGCCACGCTGCTGGCGTTCGGCACGTTCGCGGTCGGGTTCGTGGCGCGGCCGATCGGTGGGATCCTGTTCGGGCACGTCGGCGACCGCATCGGGCGCAAGCGCACGCTCGTCGCCACGATGCTGCTGATGGGCGCGGCAACCGCGCTGATCGGCCTGCTGCCCTCGTACGCGGCGATCGGCGTCGCGGCCCCCGTGCTGCTGGTCGTCCTGCGGGTGCTGCAGGGCCTCGCCGTCGGCGGCGAGTGGGGTGGCGCGGTGCTGCTGGCCGTCGAGAACGCGCCGCCCGGCAAGCGCGCCCGGTACGGCAGCGTCCCGCAGATCGGGCTCGGGCTGGGCCTCGCGCTGGGCACCGGCGCGTTCGCGCTGCTCGGCGAGGCGCTCGACGAGGAGACGTTCCTGGCGGTCGGCTGGCGGGTTGCGTTCGTGCTGAGCGTGGTGCTCGTCGCCGTCGGGCTGCTGGTGCGGCTGCGGATCATGGAGACCCCGGAGTTCCAGCGGCTGCGCGAGAGCGGCGCCACCGCGAAGGTGCCGGTGGTCCAGGTCTTCCGCACCCGCGCCCACCGACGCGGCATAGCCGCAGGCATGCTCGCGCGCTGGGCCGAGGGCGCGGCGTTCAACACCTGGGGCGTCTTCGCGATCACCTACGCCACGGCGACCGTCGGCATGGACCGGGTCGTCGTGCTGCTCGCCGTCACGGCCGGTGCGCTGCTGATGGCCGCGGTCGCGCCCGTCGCCGGAGCGCTCGCCGACCGCTACGGGCGCAGGCTCGTGTTCGGCACCGGCGTGGCCGGGTTCGGGATCACGGTGATCCCGTCCTTCTTCGCGGTGCAGACCGGGTCGGACCCGCTAGTCGTCGCGATCCTGCTGATGCAGCTCGGGCTCTGGTACGGACTGATGACCGGGGCGGAGTCCACCCTCTTCGCCGAGCTGTTCGACACCGACGTGCGCTACACCGGGATGTCGCTGGTGTTCCAGGGCTCGGGCATCTGGGCCTCCGGCCTCACCCCCATGGTGCTGACCGCCCTGCTGGCCGCCGGTGGCGGCAGCCCGTGGTGGGCCGCCGGGTACCTGGCCGCCACCGCGGTCGTGAGCTTCACGGCGGTGGCGGCCATGCCCCGGTGGATCGGCTGGCGACCCACCTGGACGGGCGGCACCCGCTGGTGA
- a CDS encoding BBE domain-containing protein codes for MFLNFTGRAGEPLQANVDSAFGRNLARLGRIKATYDRDNLFQLNNNILPQG; via the coding sequence GTGTTCCTGAACTTCACCGGCCGCGCCGGCGAGCCGCTGCAGGCGAACGTCGACAGCGCGTTCGGGCGCAACCTGGCGCGACTGGGCCGGATCAAGGCCACCTACGACCGGGACAACCTGTTCCAGCTCAACAACAACATCCTGCCGCAGGGGTGA
- a CDS encoding CPBP family intramembrane glutamic endopeptidase — MLHSLKRFPVLAGFVLMFALTWPIDLWAAADSHDLTSVRIPSVLPLFVGYGFVVAAIVMTGIIDGREGVRSLLRQFLIWRVGLVWYAVVLLLPAVIDLASLAAHVMLGGAAPDFGQPFARQIVGPSGSLWALLPVFFLMGVLTNGEEIGWRGYAQSRLQARHSALVGCLVVGLVAACWHIPKFLTEGSAQDYSFGLFVLDSIAKAILTAWVYNSTGNSLLMATLFHASLNTSAVFLPVLPAAIGDVRPTLIGIGLHCATAVAVVVIAGPARLTRSRTPARPVEREPTTQQHSELQPPRSTGTGTCS, encoded by the coding sequence ATGCTGCATTCGTTGAAGCGCTTCCCGGTGCTCGCCGGCTTCGTCCTGATGTTCGCCCTGACCTGGCCGATCGATCTGTGGGCGGCGGCGGACTCACATGATCTGACGAGTGTGCGGATTCCGTCCGTGCTGCCGCTCTTCGTGGGCTACGGATTCGTGGTCGCCGCCATCGTCATGACCGGGATCATCGACGGGCGGGAGGGCGTTCGCTCGTTGCTGCGGCAGTTCCTGATCTGGCGGGTCGGACTGGTCTGGTACGCCGTTGTGCTGCTCCTGCCCGCGGTCATCGACCTGGCTTCGCTGGCCGCGCACGTCATGCTCGGCGGAGCCGCTCCGGATTTCGGTCAGCCCTTCGCCCGTCAGATCGTCGGGCCTTCGGGGAGTCTGTGGGCACTGCTGCCCGTCTTCTTCCTCATGGGGGTGTTGACGAACGGGGAGGAGATCGGCTGGCGCGGGTACGCGCAGTCGCGACTCCAGGCCCGCCACAGCGCTCTGGTCGGCTGTCTCGTCGTCGGGCTGGTCGCGGCGTGCTGGCACATCCCGAAGTTCCTGACGGAAGGCAGCGCACAGGACTACTCGTTCGGCCTCTTCGTGCTGGACAGCATCGCAAAGGCGATTCTGACCGCCTGGGTCTACAACAGCACCGGCAACAGCCTCTTGATGGCTACGCTGTTCCACGCGTCGCTGAACACCTCCGCGGTCTTCCTGCCGGTTCTACCGGCTGCCATCGGAGACGTCCGCCCCACTTTGATCGGTATCGGTCTGCATTGCGCGACCGCGGTTGCCGTCGTCGTGATTGCCGGGCCGGCCAGGCTGACGAGATCCCGAACGCCGGCTCGACCGGTGGAGCGTGAACCAACAACGCAGCAGCACAGCGAACTGCAACCACCTCGAAGTACGGGAACGGGAACGTGTTCCTGA